The following are encoded in a window of Nocardia sp. BMG111209 genomic DNA:
- a CDS encoding decaprenyl-phosphate phosphoribosyltransferase, with protein sequence MSEEPTTVELDEAVIKGPPKTLVGGLFKAIRPRQWVKNVLVLAAPMAAGKLPDGQYALADATRLGHIGIAFVVFCLAASGIYLVNDALDVEADRAHPTKRYRPIAAGVVPVNLAYVLSVVLLAASLVGSFLASWQLAVVMAVYISIQLAYCFGLKHQAVLDICIVSSGFLLRAVAGGAASNIHLSQWFLLIMAFGSLFMAAGKRYAELKIALDTGAKIRKSLQYYTPTYLRFIWTLSATAVVVFYGLWAFETDHKHTQWFAVSMIPFTIAILRYAVDVDGGEAGEPEEIALGDRILQLLAIAWIGAVGVAVYLT encoded by the coding sequence GTGAGTGAAGAGCCGACAACCGTCGAATTGGACGAGGCCGTCATCAAGGGCCCGCCGAAGACCCTGGTCGGCGGGCTGTTCAAGGCCATCCGGCCGCGGCAGTGGGTGAAGAACGTCCTGGTGCTGGCCGCGCCGATGGCCGCCGGCAAGCTACCCGACGGCCAGTACGCGCTGGCCGACGCCACCCGGCTCGGGCACATCGGCATCGCCTTCGTGGTGTTCTGCCTGGCGGCCTCGGGCATCTACCTGGTCAACGACGCGCTGGACGTGGAGGCCGACCGCGCCCACCCGACCAAGCGCTACCGGCCGATCGCCGCCGGCGTGGTGCCGGTGAACCTCGCCTACGTGCTGTCGGTGGTGCTGCTGGCCGCCTCGCTGGTGGGCTCCTTCCTGGCCTCCTGGCAGCTCGCCGTCGTGATGGCGGTGTACATCTCCATCCAGCTGGCGTACTGCTTCGGGCTCAAGCACCAGGCCGTGCTGGACATCTGCATCGTGTCCTCGGGCTTCCTGCTGCGCGCGGTGGCCGGCGGCGCGGCGTCGAACATCCACCTGTCGCAGTGGTTCCTGCTGATCATGGCGTTCGGTTCGCTGTTCATGGCGGCCGGAAAGCGCTATGCGGAACTGAAGATCGCGCTGGACACCGGCGCCAAGATCCGTAAGTCGTTGCAGTACTACACCCCTACCTACCTGCGCTTCATCTGGACGTTGTCGGCCACCGCGGTGGTGGTCTTCTACGGCCTGTGGGCGTTCGAAACCGATCACAAGCACACCCAGTGGTTCGCGGTCTCGATGATTCCGTTTACGATCGCAATCCTGCGCTACGCGGTCGACGTCGATGGCGGCGAGGCCGGTGAACCCGAAGAGATCGCGCTGGGGGACCGCATTCTGCAACTCCTGGCCATCGCGTGGATCGGAGCGGTAGGTGTTGCTGTCTATCTCACCTGA
- a CDS encoding phosphatase PAP2 family protein, which yields MTAAQPADPPRLHVVPEPPAPRPIEVRIINAVQNSIGGDPRVVRAARGLSHFGEHSLGWLGIAAVGALVDRPRRRQWAGVAVGAFGAHAASVILKRVVRRPRPHDPSVRINVSTPSKLSFPSSHATSTTAAAVLLGRLTGLPLPAVLVPPMLISRVVLGVHYPTDVLAGSALGAASAAVVLAAEKRLES from the coding sequence ATGACCGCCGCCCAGCCGGCCGACCCGCCCCGCCTGCACGTCGTCCCCGAACCGCCCGCGCCCCGGCCGATCGAGGTCCGGATCATCAACGCGGTGCAGAACTCGATCGGCGGCGATCCGCGGGTGGTGCGGGCCGCGCGCGGACTGTCGCACTTCGGCGAGCATTCCCTGGGCTGGCTCGGGATCGCCGCGGTGGGCGCGCTGGTCGACCGGCCGCGGCGGCGGCAGTGGGCCGGGGTGGCCGTCGGCGCGTTCGGCGCGCACGCCGCCTCCGTGATCCTGAAGCGGGTCGTCCGCAGGCCGCGGCCGCACGATCCGTCGGTCCGGATCAACGTGTCGACGCCGAGCAAGCTGAGCTTCCCGTCCTCGCACGCGACCTCCACCACCGCGGCGGCGGTGTTGCTGGGCAGGCTCACCGGGTTACCCTTGCCCGCGGTGCTGGTACCGCCGATGCTGATCTCCCGGGTCGTGCTCGGGGTGCACTACCCCACCGACGTGCTCGCCGGTTCGGCGCTGGGCGCTGCCTCCGCCGCCGTCGTGCTGGCCGCCGAAAAGAGACTCGAGAGTTGA
- a CDS encoding glycosyltransferase: MTQATVENATEINGSRAISLLQRIILPRPGEPLDVRTLYLEESATNARRAHAPSRTSLSIGAESEVSFCTYFNAVPASYWRRWSILKSVVLRLELSGHGRVDVYRSKADGSRIHVQGNEFSASDAAHVEFEVDLGPFEDGGWIWFDITTDTAVELRSGGWYAPIEAPGDGGIAVGMPTFNRPTDCVKTLAALGSDPLVLEKIKAVIIADQGTRKTVDEPGFAEAAAGLGGRLAIHDQPNLGGSGGYSRVMYEALKTTDAQYIVYMDDDIEIEPDCILRALAFARFARTPTLVGGQMLNLQERSHLHVMGEIVDRGIWMWTSAPNVEYDHDFAKYPLRDRDNSKLLHRRIDVDFNGWWTCVIPRSVAEEIGQPLPLFLKWDDVEYGLRARAAGYPTVTLPGAAVWHMAWSDKDDAIDWQAYFHLRNRLVVAALHLPNDGRPMVLNTIKATLKHLLCLEYSTVAIQNQAIRDFLAGPDRLFDLLPSALGEVAQMRKEFPDAVVVPSATELPLPSGSGVGAVGEPGNPIAKVVRLAKGVVHNLRAADPQHHQRPQLNVPTLDARWYLLSQVDGVTVTTADGRGVVYRKRDPRQAWGLFTEAMRLRRELAGRFPTVRERYRAAHPRLTSTAAWENIFGIHGEPIQGEQQ, translated from the coding sequence ATGACCCAGGCCACCGTGGAGAACGCGACGGAGATCAACGGTTCGCGCGCGATCTCGTTGCTGCAGCGCATCATTCTGCCCCGGCCGGGCGAACCGCTGGACGTGCGCACGCTGTACCTGGAGGAGTCCGCGACGAATGCCCGTCGCGCCCATGCCCCGTCGCGTACCTCGCTGTCGATCGGCGCGGAGTCCGAGGTGTCGTTCTGCACCTACTTCAACGCGGTCCCGGCCAGCTACTGGCGGCGCTGGAGCATCCTGAAGTCGGTGGTGCTGCGCCTGGAGCTGTCCGGTCACGGCCGCGTCGACGTGTACCGCTCCAAGGCCGACGGCTCGCGAATCCACGTGCAGGGCAACGAGTTCAGCGCGTCGGATGCGGCACATGTCGAATTCGAGGTGGATCTCGGCCCGTTCGAGGACGGCGGCTGGATCTGGTTCGACATCACCACCGACACCGCGGTCGAATTGCGCAGCGGCGGTTGGTACGCGCCGATCGAGGCCCCGGGCGACGGCGGCATCGCGGTCGGCATGCCCACCTTCAACCGGCCCACCGACTGCGTGAAAACCCTTGCGGCCCTCGGCTCGGACCCGCTGGTGCTGGAGAAGATCAAGGCCGTGATCATCGCCGACCAGGGCACCCGCAAGACGGTCGACGAGCCCGGATTCGCCGAGGCCGCAGCGGGTCTCGGCGGCCGGCTGGCCATCCACGATCAGCCCAACCTCGGCGGCTCCGGCGGCTACAGCCGGGTCATGTACGAGGCGCTGAAGACCACCGACGCCCAGTACATCGTCTACATGGACGACGATATCGAGATCGAGCCGGACTGCATCCTGCGCGCGCTCGCCTTCGCCCGCTTCGCCCGCACCCCCACGCTGGTCGGCGGGCAGATGCTGAACCTGCAGGAGCGTTCGCACCTGCACGTGATGGGCGAGATCGTCGATCGCGGCATCTGGATGTGGACGTCGGCCCCGAACGTCGAGTACGACCACGACTTCGCCAAATACCCGCTGCGCGACCGGGACAACTCCAAGCTGCTGCACCGGCGCATCGATGTCGACTTCAACGGCTGGTGGACCTGTGTCATCCCGCGCTCGGTCGCCGAGGAGATCGGCCAGCCGCTGCCGCTGTTCCTGAAGTGGGACGACGTCGAATACGGCCTGCGCGCCCGCGCCGCCGGCTATCCGACGGTCACCCTGCCCGGTGCGGCGGTGTGGCACATGGCGTGGAGCGACAAGGACGACGCCATCGACTGGCAGGCGTACTTCCACCTGCGCAACCGGCTCGTCGTCGCGGCGCTGCACCTGCCCAACGACGGCCGGCCGATGGTGCTCAACACGATCAAGGCGACGCTGAAACACCTGCTGTGCCTGGAGTACTCGACGGTCGCCATCCAGAATCAGGCGATCCGCGACTTCCTGGCCGGTCCGGACCGGCTGTTCGATCTGCTGCCCTCCGCTCTCGGCGAGGTGGCGCAGATGCGCAAGGAGTTCCCGGACGCGGTGGTCGTGCCGTCCGCCACCGAACTACCGCTGCCCAGCGGCAGCGGCGTGGGTGCGGTCGGCGAGCCGGGCAATCCGATCGCCAAGGTGGTGCGGCTGGCCAAGGGCGTGGTGCACAACCTGCGCGCCGCCGATCCGCAGCACCATCAGCGTCCGCAGCTCAATGTGCCCACCCTGGACGCCCGCTGGTACCTGCTGTCGCAGGTCGACGGCGTCACCGTGACCACCGCCGACGGCCGCGGCGTGGTCTACCGCAAGCGCGATCCGCGGCAGGCGTGGGGCCTGTTCACGGAGGCGATGCGGTTGCGCCGGGAACTGGCCGGGCGCTTCCCGACCGTGCGCGAACGGTATCGTGCGGCGCATCCGCGGCTGACCAGCACGGCCGCGTGGGAGAACATCTTCGGAATCCACGGCGAACCGATCCAGGGAGAGCAGCAATGA
- the glf gene encoding UDP-galactopyranose mutase, with protein MTVASPFDLIVVGSGFFGLTIAERTASQLGKRVLVVERRPHLGGNAYSEPDPETGIEVHKYGAHLFHTSNKRVWEYVNQFTEFTGYQHRVFGLHKGQAYPLPMGLGLLSQFFGRYFSPEEARALIAEQSAEVDGKNAANFEEKAISLIGRPLYEAFFRDYTAKQWQTDPKELPAGNITRLPVRYTFDNRYFNDTYEGLPRNGYTAWLTKMAESDLIEVRVDTDWFAVRDELRAQNPDAPVIYTGPLDRYFDYADGELGWRTIDFETEVLPTGDFQGTSVMNYNDADVPYTRIIEPRHFHPERDYPADRTVIQREFSRFAQTGDEPYYPINTPEDRAKVLAYRERAKAETASAKVIFGGRLGTYQYLDMHMAIGSALSTFDNVLRPHLETGAPLVDQDTNR; from the coding sequence GTGACCGTCGCTTCCCCCTTCGATCTCATCGTCGTCGGCTCCGGCTTCTTCGGGCTGACCATCGCCGAGCGCACCGCGAGCCAGCTCGGCAAGCGTGTCCTGGTCGTCGAACGCCGCCCCCATCTGGGCGGTAACGCCTACTCCGAGCCCGACCCGGAGACCGGGATCGAGGTGCACAAGTACGGCGCCCACCTCTTCCACACCTCGAACAAGCGGGTGTGGGAGTACGTGAACCAGTTCACCGAGTTCACCGGGTACCAGCACCGGGTCTTCGGCTTGCACAAGGGGCAGGCGTACCCGCTGCCGATGGGCCTCGGATTGTTGTCGCAGTTCTTCGGGCGGTATTTCAGCCCCGAGGAGGCCCGCGCGCTGATCGCCGAGCAGTCTGCCGAGGTCGACGGCAAGAACGCCGCCAACTTCGAGGAGAAGGCGATCTCCCTGATCGGCCGTCCGCTCTACGAGGCCTTCTTCCGCGACTACACCGCCAAGCAGTGGCAGACCGATCCCAAGGAACTTCCCGCCGGCAACATCACCCGGCTCCCGGTCCGGTACACCTTCGACAACCGGTACTTCAACGACACCTACGAGGGCCTGCCGCGCAACGGCTACACCGCCTGGCTCACCAAGATGGCCGAATCCGACCTGATCGAGGTCCGGGTGGACACCGACTGGTTCGCCGTCCGCGACGAGCTGCGCGCGCAGAATCCGGACGCCCCGGTGATCTACACCGGCCCGCTGGACCGCTACTTCGACTACGCCGACGGCGAATTGGGCTGGCGCACCATCGATTTCGAGACCGAGGTGCTGCCGACCGGTGACTTCCAGGGCACCTCGGTGATGAACTACAACGATGCGGACGTGCCCTACACCCGCATCATCGAGCCGCGGCACTTCCACCCGGAGCGGGACTATCCGGCCGACCGGACGGTGATCCAGCGCGAGTTCTCCCGGTTCGCGCAGACCGGTGACGAGCCGTACTACCCGATCAACACCCCGGAGGACCGCGCCAAGGTGCTCGCCTACCGCGAGCGCGCGAAGGCCGAAACCGCTTCCGCCAAGGTCATTTTCGGCGGTCGCCTGGGCACCTACCAGTACCTGGACATGCACATGGCCATCGGCAGCGCGCTCAGCACCTTCGACAACGTGCTGCGGCCGCATCTGGAAACCGGTGCGCCGCTGGTGGATCAGGACACGAACCGATGA
- a CDS encoding MerR family transcriptional regulator — translation MESRAEWSIQELARAAGTTSRTLRHYGQVGLLPAARIGANGYRYYDQDSLVRLQRILLLRELGLGLPVIAEVLAGQQDTVVALRTHLGLLEQERERITRQIASVHTTLRKTEAGEPLMAEEVFDGFDHTQYRDEVIERWGQDAYDSGDRWWRSMTDAQRQEHGQRHLDIAADYGRAHAAGLAPGDDAVQEIVQRHYDWITVGWQGRRPTAAAFTGLGDMYVADPRFAANYDRHGAGTVGFVRAAMGVYAENRLA, via the coding sequence GTGGAGTCCAGGGCCGAATGGTCGATTCAGGAGCTGGCCCGGGCCGCCGGGACCACCAGTCGCACGCTGCGCCATTACGGGCAGGTGGGGCTGTTGCCGGCGGCTCGGATCGGGGCCAACGGCTATCGGTACTACGACCAGGACTCCCTGGTCCGGCTGCAGCGCATCCTGCTGTTGCGGGAGCTCGGTCTCGGCCTGCCGGTGATCGCCGAAGTTCTTGCCGGACAGCAGGATACGGTGGTCGCACTGCGGACCCACCTCGGCCTGCTGGAGCAGGAGCGGGAGCGGATCACCCGGCAGATCGCGTCGGTGCACACCACATTGCGCAAGACGGAAGCGGGAGAGCCACTCATGGCCGAGGAAGTATTCGACGGATTCGATCACACGCAGTATCGGGACGAGGTGATCGAGCGCTGGGGTCAGGACGCCTACGACAGCGGTGATCGCTGGTGGCGGTCGATGACCGACGCGCAGCGGCAGGAGCACGGGCAGCGACATCTCGACATCGCCGCCGACTACGGCCGGGCGCACGCCGCGGGGCTGGCGCCGGGCGACGACGCGGTGCAGGAGATCGTGCAACGGCACTACGACTGGATCACCGTCGGCTGGCAGGGCCGGCGGCCCACGGCGGCGGCGTTCACCGGTCTCGGCGATATGTACGTCGCGGATCCGCGGTTCGCCGCGAACTACGATCGGCACGGCGCGGGCACGGTCGGATTCGTGCGCGCGGCGATGGGCGTGTACGCCGAAAACCGGTTGGCGTGA
- a CDS encoding SpoIID/LytB domain-containing protein — protein sequence MTRRGDLPSRRRGRPAAAGLAALLVTSGAAAVGWVTATPVGPAHAAAAYRPTGIGHGRGMSQFGAMEQAAAGASADHILLSYYPGATLAAVPRTPVRVRLMSDDGETLDVQSDTGLLVGGRRVVAGQAAHLTPTSGGGADVVVTIDCDGDTLWRGHTDDPWAYPLDQGNNRPAAEHLKICGGGAYRGALGVALEGDAARTINEVDVEDYLLGVVPAEMQANWADRGGTEALRAQAIAARSYALAEHRYAYAQTCDTTDCQEYPGTEREDDRAAAAVRSTAGQVLLRTGRILRTEYSSSPDGGQPIDITTLDLGPAPQQLGAVPHPNIAPIPRPQTVIDVKYAETGGNTGPLGAPDGPELPLPAGLGTYRQFHNGVIVATAALGVQVIDLRALNALLHPVPRPADHPQPDEPPTTAATPTPPPTPMASGPVAASNSTPSPAAPGASTPSVAATAATGGGGAGEAPSRRQDAIGPDIGADATRSRGGNSADSMPGRSGRQGPTAADAGAAGRVGN from the coding sequence GTGACGCGACGCGGTGACCTACCCAGCCGCAGGCGTGGCCGGCCGGCTGCGGCCGGCCTCGCCGCCCTGCTCGTGACCTCGGGTGCGGCCGCCGTCGGCTGGGTGACGGCCACGCCGGTCGGACCCGCCCACGCGGCCGCGGCGTACCGCCCGACCGGCATCGGCCACGGCCGCGGCATGAGCCAGTTCGGGGCGATGGAACAGGCCGCGGCCGGCGCCTCGGCCGACCACATCCTGCTGAGCTACTACCCCGGCGCGACGCTGGCCGCGGTCCCGCGCACGCCGGTCCGGGTCCGCCTGATGTCCGACGACGGCGAGACCCTCGACGTCCAGTCCGATACCGGCCTGCTGGTCGGCGGCCGGCGAGTGGTCGCCGGCCAGGCCGCCCACCTGACCCCTACCTCCGGCGGTGGCGCCGACGTGGTCGTCACCATCGACTGCGACGGCGACACGCTGTGGCGCGGGCACACCGACGACCCCTGGGCCTATCCGCTGGATCAGGGCAACAACCGCCCCGCCGCCGAACATCTGAAGATCTGCGGTGGTGGCGCGTATCGCGGCGCGCTCGGCGTCGCGCTGGAGGGTGACGCCGCGCGCACGATCAACGAGGTGGACGTCGAGGACTATCTGCTCGGCGTCGTGCCCGCCGAGATGCAGGCCAACTGGGCCGACCGCGGCGGCACCGAGGCGCTGCGCGCCCAGGCGATCGCCGCCCGCTCCTACGCACTCGCGGAACACCGCTACGCCTACGCGCAGACCTGCGACACCACCGACTGCCAGGAATATCCCGGCACCGAACGCGAGGACGACCGCGCCGCGGCCGCCGTGCGCAGCACCGCCGGCCAGGTCCTGCTCCGCACCGGCCGCATCCTGCGCACCGAATACTCCTCGTCCCCGGACGGTGGACAGCCGATCGATATCACCACCCTCGACCTGGGCCCCGCCCCGCAACAGCTGGGCGCCGTCCCGCATCCGAACATTGCCCCGATCCCGCGCCCGCAGACCGTCATCGACGTGAAATACGCCGAGACAGGCGGCAACACCGGCCCCCTCGGCGCTCCCGACGGCCCGGAACTGCCCCTACCGGCCGGCCTGGGCACCTACCGCCAATTCCACAACGGCGTCATCGTCGCCACCGCCGCACTCGGCGTCCAGGTGATCGACCTCCGCGCCCTGAACGCCCTCCTCCACCCCGTCCCCCGCCCCGCCGACCACCCCCAACCCGACGAGCCTCCCACCACAGCCGCCACCCCCACCCCACCCCCGACGCCGATGGCATCCGGTCCCGTCGCAGCATCGAACTCGACCCCGTCCCCGGCCGCCCCCGGTGCCTCCACTCCGAGCGTCGCAGCAACAGCCGCCACCGGAGGCGGCGGCGCCGGCGAAGCGCCCTCGCGACGCCAGGACGCCATCGGTCCGGACATCGGCGCCGACGCCACCCGGAGCCGAGGCGGCAACTCGGCCGACAGCATGCCAGGCCGCAGCGGCCGCCAGGGCCCGACCGCTGCGGACGCAGGCGCTGCGGGGCGAGTCGGCAACTGA
- a CDS encoding N-acetylmuramoyl-L-alanine amidase: protein MPYRRRKRPYVLPVVAVVAVAAPLATAYAVHQPDGYRPANENGIAAVPARMAEVALAAAPDVTLPLRELTGLNLPDLHLSDLRALPLPTAIPVPGGLQSLVPGMVLPNEIPLPQFDRGTTPTQGFAPTTTPIAPQGFAPTTTPISPQGFAPTTAPIAPQAVAPTSPVSPQGFAPTSPVSPEAVAPATTPISPQGFAPTSPVSPEAVAPASPISPEAGAPVSAEAVAPATTPVSPQGFAPTGGPQAVAPTTTPNAPGFPPLPALQAPAVPLPVATPAPTAGAIAGERLRKAPGSGSAAPGLAPATTTATDPVPAGRSRTGAADAVIPAGADPSAPALSPGAVPAELADRVGATVKELSRDTPFSMVAFTAQDLGGTTTMVRAKQADGSWGPWYATDRVDTRRSDHLAPSADDKTGTEPIYVGTTKAVQVLVTRQPGLAAVDRQAPAPTAGDRAQDGIGVVLPEMHSAPGDYPLAAPGDTVPATHDSAAPDGSDPAIVPNLPEFQRDPASEPLSGTPATADDPARTLAAVLIDPGRGLIDENLSSVATPLPGNGPRVISRAQWGADESLRCSEPTYDDGVSAITVHHTAGRTEYTKAESAGIVRAIYAYHARKLGWCDIGYNALVDKYGQIFEGRAGGLDRAVEGAHAGGFNENTSGVALMGNYGDEAPSEAALQAAGQFIGWRARMAGLDPKGSTTLYSEGTIYSKYDEGEAVRLPIVFAHRDVGNTSCPGDAAYAQMDRIRDIAAAEAAAPSGGTEPANLGVSSNRPPVAAPAPPPGPPIDLKALADLTTKLLGLVNDNIIARYWSGQGGPNGRLGAAASEPRRTSDGGQYARFVNGYVYARPDGQVVEVVGRLMDRFLQLGAESGVLGLPTRNAYAVPDGLRADFQYGSLILNQLTGIVTTLVSYYADVSQRGDQAGAARGQDSPGAAGPAVTPPGNRAPGAPAAPQVPPAVQAPPGANPAWPPGTGSRSGTR, encoded by the coding sequence GTGCCGTACCGCAGACGCAAACGCCCCTATGTTCTCCCGGTCGTCGCCGTCGTCGCGGTCGCCGCGCCGCTGGCGACCGCTTACGCCGTGCATCAACCCGATGGCTACCGACCGGCGAACGAGAACGGCATCGCCGCCGTACCGGCTCGGATGGCCGAGGTCGCGCTCGCCGCGGCGCCCGACGTGACCTTGCCGTTGCGGGAGCTGACCGGGCTGAACCTCCCCGATCTGCACCTGTCCGACCTGCGCGCGCTGCCGCTGCCGACGGCCATCCCGGTGCCGGGCGGACTGCAATCGCTGGTCCCGGGCATGGTGCTACCCAACGAGATCCCGCTGCCGCAGTTCGACCGCGGCACGACACCGACCCAAGGTTTCGCGCCCACCACGACACCGATCGCGCCACAAGGTTTCGCGCCGACCACCACGCCGATTTCGCCGCAGGGCTTCGCGCCGACCACCGCACCGATCGCCCCGCAGGCGGTCGCGCCCACCTCGCCGGTCTCACCACAGGGCTTCGCACCCACCTCACCGGTCTCACCGGAAGCGGTCGCACCCGCCACCACGCCGATTTCGCCGCAGGGCTTCGCACCCACCTCACCGGTCTCGCCGGAGGCAGTCGCACCCGCCTCGCCGATCTCACCGGAGGCAGGCGCGCCGGTCTCAGCGGAAGCGGTCGCACCCGCTACCACTCCGGTCTCGCCGCAGGGTTTCGCGCCCACCGGCGGGCCGCAGGCGGTCGCGCCGACCACCACTCCGAACGCGCCCGGATTCCCGCCGCTGCCAGCGCTCCAGGCTCCCGCGGTCCCGCTGCCGGTGGCCACGCCGGCGCCGACGGCCGGTGCCATCGCGGGTGAGCGGCTGCGTAAGGCGCCGGGCTCCGGATCGGCGGCGCCGGGCCTCGCTCCGGCCACGACGACCGCCACCGATCCGGTCCCGGCGGGCCGGTCGCGGACCGGCGCGGCCGACGCGGTGATCCCGGCGGGCGCGGATCCGAGTGCCCCGGCGCTGAGTCCGGGCGCGGTGCCCGCGGAACTCGCCGATCGGGTGGGGGCGACGGTGAAGGAGTTGAGCCGCGACACCCCGTTCAGCATGGTCGCGTTCACCGCGCAGGATCTGGGGGGCACGACCACCATGGTCCGGGCGAAGCAGGCCGACGGCAGCTGGGGTCCGTGGTACGCGACCGACCGGGTCGACACCCGCCGCAGCGATCACCTCGCCCCGTCCGCGGACGACAAGACCGGTACCGAACCGATCTATGTCGGCACGACCAAGGCCGTGCAGGTGCTGGTCACCCGGCAGCCCGGCCTCGCGGCGGTCGACCGACAAGCCCCGGCGCCGACGGCCGGGGACCGCGCGCAGGACGGCATCGGCGTCGTCCTGCCGGAGATGCACAGTGCGCCGGGCGATTATCCGCTCGCGGCGCCCGGAGATACCGTGCCCGCCACGCACGACAGTGCGGCGCCCGACGGCTCGGATCCGGCGATCGTGCCGAATCTGCCGGAGTTCCAACGTGATCCGGCCTCCGAACCGCTGTCGGGTACTCCGGCGACCGCCGACGATCCGGCCCGGACGCTGGCCGCGGTGCTGATCGATCCGGGCCGCGGGCTGATCGACGAGAATCTGTCCTCGGTCGCCACGCCGCTGCCGGGTAACGGGCCGCGGGTGATCAGCCGGGCCCAGTGGGGCGCGGACGAATCGCTGCGCTGCTCCGAACCCACCTACGACGACGGGGTCAGCGCGATCACCGTGCACCACACCGCCGGTCGCACCGAGTACACCAAGGCCGAATCGGCGGGCATCGTGCGCGCCATCTACGCCTATCACGCGCGCAAGCTGGGCTGGTGCGATATCGGTTACAACGCACTGGTCGACAAGTACGGGCAGATCTTCGAGGGCCGCGCGGGCGGCCTGGACCGGGCGGTCGAAGGTGCGCACGCCGGCGGCTTCAACGAGAACACCTCCGGCGTCGCGTTGATGGGCAACTACGGGGACGAGGCGCCCAGCGAGGCCGCGCTGCAGGCGGCCGGGCAGTTCATCGGCTGGCGGGCCCGGATGGCGGGCCTGGATCCGAAGGGCAGCACCACGCTGTATTCGGAGGGCACCATCTACAGCAAGTACGACGAGGGCGAGGCGGTGCGGCTGCCGATCGTGTTCGCGCACCGCGATGTCGGCAACACCAGCTGTCCCGGCGACGCCGCCTACGCGCAGATGGACCGGATCCGCGATATCGCGGCCGCCGAGGCCGCCGCACCCAGCGGCGGGACCGAGCCGGCGAACCTCGGGGTGTCCTCGAACCGGCCACCGGTCGCCGCACCGGCTCCGCCGCCGGGCCCGCCGATCGATCTGAAGGCGCTGGCGGACCTGACCACCAAGCTGCTCGGCCTGGTCAACGACAACATCATCGCCAGGTACTGGTCCGGGCAGGGCGGCCCGAACGGTCGGCTCGGCGCGGCGGCCTCGGAACCGCGCCGCACCAGCGACGGTGGTCAGTACGCGCGCTTCGTCAACGGGTACGTGTACGCGCGGCCGGACGGGCAGGTGGTCGAGGTGGTCGGCCGGTTGATGGACCGATTCCTGCAGCTGGGCGCCGAATCCGGCGTCCTCGGACTGCCGACGCGCAACGCCTATGCGGTGCCGGACGGGCTGCGGGCGGACTTCCAGTACGGATCGCTGATCCTCAATCAGCTGACCGGCATCGTGACCACGCTGGTCAGCTACTACGCGGACGTGAGCCAGCGCGGCGACCAGGCCGGTGCGGCCCGTGGCCAGGATTCCCCCGGCGCAGCAGGACCGGCGGTCACGCCACCGGGGAATCGGGCCCCCGGCGCGCCGGCGGCCCCACAGGTGCCACCGGCGGTGCAGGCGCCGCCGGGCGCGAACCCGGCCTGGCCACCGGGGACCGGCAGCCGCTCCGGAACCCGCTGA